A genomic region of Seriola aureovittata isolate HTS-2021-v1 ecotype China chromosome 21, ASM2101889v1, whole genome shotgun sequence contains the following coding sequences:
- the LOC130161976 gene encoding SUN domain-containing protein 1-like has translation MSDEDVDLQSWGWTDLSSYSSAVSDLEKEQQIASFLQTRIMSRRSLRLDDGLLDRGLPHASASFSVGGGSWRSTRSLKSRRSQHHSVSCSESVLMHTPRKPAGQSLHNSSTHSVASDASLLSSLLDESSIQEATLVDTFWGLDNNVDPKESTIIAEQSSVLANSTLIGPDSHCAKHPVQTLSQVYCKDCELHSDRKESVTTYRSSSEYTTTTSSLVTGPRPSDHREPETSTVYCRDRGRKSRTVQSGHCGVMSLKESTTNQEELHPNGSLCEVFRWLGRRWHHMATSFLLTRFPLRLFLVLLPLLLLLFSLCWFGPAVLQSVLPAVNVTEWRTAVSDVPGLSPVYSFMSAQSQSAEAAVEESREVPPYVEPLYSRPPAAEEEELARLIGLEQSLTALWERVEAGGRRAEQRHREVLRLYTDLQQQQQLASARGREDGVEPWLSGLLDHQLSQLRRRLDEERRQKDQIRQQDLLQQQSQTSRLQQLELQLQALAAETEEMQWRREAAPTASPPPATLPAAVSAGVDRQSHDALLAQVARLEVALGDMRRDVEGLSGFEDSCRRLSGIQQTISAQVSTQVREEVRALVYGNQLTVGGGADANTLPQSLLQWLSQQYVSGADLQEALASLELRILQNISLQLEQRRSEEVVREAAMQTPGAAGATVTQEDVHVIVENALRLFSQDRTGLADYALESGGGSILSTRCSEAYETKAALLSLFGVPLWYFSQSPRAVIQPDIHPGNCWAFRGSTGFLVIRLSMRILPTAFSLEHIPKALAPSGTLRSAPRRFDIYGLDDESQERGKLLGTYTYDEDGEALQTYPVTEENDQSFQIIEVQVLSNWGHQEYTCMYRFRVHGTPSDV, from the exons ATGAGTGACGAGGACGTGGATCTGCAGAGCTGGGGCTGGACTGACCT CTCCAGCTACTCCTCGGCGGTGTCGGACTTGGAGAAGGAGCAGCAGATTGCCTCCTTCCTCCAGACCAGAATCATGTCCAGACGCAGCCTGCGGCTCGACGATGGCCTGTTGGACCGCGGTCTGCCGCACGCCAGCGCCTCCTTCAGTGTAggaggagggagctggaggagcacCAG GTCTCTGAAGTCTCGTCGTTCTCAGCACCACTCAGTCTCCTGCTCGGAGTCTGTCCTCATGCACACTCCTCGTAAACCGGCTGGCCAGTCGCTCCACAACAGCAGCACCCACAGCGTGGCCTCGGAcgcctctctgctctcctccctgCTGGACGAGTCCTCCATCCAGGAGGCCACACTGGTCGACACCTTCTGGG GTTTGGACAATAACGTTGATCCTAAAG AAAGCACCATCATAGCGGAGCAGAGCAGCGTCCTGGCAAACAGCACTCTGATTGGTCCAGACAGCCACTGCGCCAAACACCCGGTGCAGACGCTCAGCCAGGTTTACTGTAAAGACTGTGAGCTGCACTCGGACAGGAAGGAGTCTGTGACCACTTACCGCTCCTCCTCCGAGTACACCACCACCACGTCCTCCTTGGTGACGGGGCCGCGGCCCTCGGACCACAGAGAGCCTGAAACGTCCACCGTCTACTGCCGAGACCGGGGCCGCAAGAGCagaacag TTCAATCCGGTCACTGTGGAGTCATGAGCCTCAAGGAGTCGACCACGAACCAGGAAGAGCTTCATCCCAATGGATCTCTGT GTGAGGTGTTCAGGTGGCTTGGCAGACGATGGCATCACATGGCCACCAGCTTCCTCCTGACTCG GTTCCCTCTGCGGCTCTTCTTGgttctcctccctctgctgcttctcctgTTCA GCCTGTGTTGGTTCGGTCCAGCTGTTCTACAGTCCGTCCTTCCAGCTGTGAACGTCACAGAGTGGAGGACAGCGGTCTCTGACGTCCCCGGTCTGTCCCCCGTGTACAGCTTCATGTCCGCTCAGAGCCAATCAGCTGAGGCCGCTGTGGAGGAGTCGAGGGAGGTGCCGCCATACGTGGAGCCGCTCTACAGTCGACCTCCGGCAGCAGAGGAG GAAGAGTTGGCCCGGCTCATTGGTCTGGAGCAGAGTCTGACGGCGCTGTGGGAGCGTGTGGAGGCCGGAGGGCGGCGGGCGgagcagagacacagggagGTTCTCCGGCTGTACACtgacctccagcagcagcagcagctggcctCTGCTCGGGGCAGGGAGGACGGCGTGGAGCCCTGGCTGAGCGGCCTGCTGGACCATCAGCTGTCCCAGCTCAGGAGGCGACTGGATGAGGAGAGACGGCAGAAGGACCAG attcgACAGCAGGATttgttgcagcagcagagtcaaaCGTCtcgtctgcagcagctggagctgcagctgcaggcgCTGGCTGCCGAAACAGAG GAGATGCAGTGGAGACGAGAAGCTGCTCCAACAgcctcacctccacctgcaACACTTCCAGCTGCCGTCAG TGCCGGCGTGGACCGTCAGTCCCACGATGCCCTGCTGGCGCAGGTAGCGAGGTTGGAGGTGGCTCTGGGGGATATGAGGCGGGATGTCGAGGGTCTGTCTGGGTTCGAGGACAGCTGTCGACGTCTCAGTGGAATCCAGCAGACG ATCTCAGCGCAGGTCTCCACTCAGGTCCGTGAGGAGGTCCGGGCTCTCGTCTATGGGAACCAGTTGACAGTGGGGGGCGGGGCAGACGCCAACACCCTCCCACAGTCGCTCCTCCAGTGGCTGTCGCAGCAGTACGTAAGCGGGGCCGACCTGCAGGAGGCGCTGGCCTCTCTGGAGCTCAGGATCCTGCAGAACATCAGCCTGCAGCTGGAGCAGCGGCGAAGCGAGGAGGTGGTCAGAGAGGCCGCCATGCAAACCCCTGGAGCCGCTGGGGCCACCGTAACCCAGGAG GATGTCCATGTGATCGTGGAGAACGCTCTGCGGCTGTTTTCTCAGGACCGGACCGGCCTGGCCGACTACGCTCTGGAGTCTGGAG GGGGCAGCATCCTGAGCACTCGCTGCTCCGAGGCGTATGAGACGAAAGCCGCTCTGCTCAGTCTCTTCGGAGTTCCTCTCTGGTATTTCTCTCAGTCTCCTCGAGCAGTAATCCAG ccGGACATCCATCCTGGAAACTGCTGGGCCTTCAGAGGCTCCACAGGCTTCCTGGTGATCCGCCTCTCCATGAGGATCCTTCCCACCGCCTTCTCCCTGGAGCACATCCCCAAAGCCCTGGCACCCAGTGGGACGCTGCGCAGCGCCCCCCGACGCTTCGACATCTAC GGTCTGGATGATGAAAGccaggagagagggaagctGCTGGGCACTTACACCTATGATGAGGATGGAGAGGCTCTGCAGACCTACCCCGTCACT GAGGAGAACGATCAAAGCTTCCAGATCATCGAGGTGCAGGTGTTGTCCAACTGGGGTCATCAGGAGTACACCTGCATGTACCGCTTCAGAGTGCACGGGACGCCCAGCGACGTGTGA